The following nucleotide sequence is from Thermoprotei archaeon.
GAAAACATAGTCAGAAACAGTGTGTTAAGCAATTCAACTCATCAGCGTATTCTTTCTCATTAAGAATACATATCTTCATCACAGCTTCCTGTATCTGATACTTTGGTTTCTTTGCCATTATAATTTCACCCATAACCCTCTTCAGAGCTGAGAAGAATATCTCCACCCTCCATCTTTTCCCGTACTGCCTCTCTCTCATCCATGATTCAATTCCAATCCTCTTGATTTCCCTGACAACTTTTCTTTATGGAGAATGTGATAGGGATCTTGCATTACTGCGTGGAAGAATTACTGCATCCATTGTAAATACATGAAGTTCTTCCTGCTATCGTACCCCTTGTCAGCGTATTGTTGATATATTCCCTATGATCGGGCTTAGGACTTTTCTGAATTCCTTTGTATCAGGCCTATGTTCCTTATTGTTAAGGAGATGACATTCATCCTCTTATATTGCAACATGCATCTTTATCCAACCCTTCCTACTGACATTCCATCTTTTGGAAAAACAATCACTCCTCTGCATGAATTTCAATCAGATGACTCAATTATCACTGTTTTATTGAAAGATGCGTTGATCTCATTAATAATTGATATTAGAATACCCCTTATGCGCTGGAATATTGGGACGTAGCTCAATGGCCTGAACTTGCCTGTAAGTTCTGAAAGTTTCCTGACGAATCCTTCCAGTTCCCTGAATGGAACATTCCATATCTCTCTGACATTAGATATGAATTTGAATAATTTCTGAGGTATTCATCTTCTACATATCATTCTCCCTCTTCAGATCATCATTCCATGAATTCAGGAATGATGTATCCATTAGCACATCTATCCTACTTACAAGAGAAGTGTTGTACTTTCTCCAAACTATTTTATCATTCCTTTCTATGTTTCCATCGGAGGTGTTTGTGTTTGACATAGAACATCAAACACCTCTTCAGAAATCACATCATAACCTTTTTCTGAAAGAAATTAAGAATTGCTTAACACGCTACATAAGAGCGATATATTTAAATATTAGAAATATCATACTATCAATTAGCCTTTGATTAGGGAAAAGCCAAAGAAAGGGAGAGATGAAAAATATGAATAAAAAAACGATAGCAGCTATGGTGGTTATTGTGGTTATGATAATGAGCGTACTGACTCTGACGAACGTGGCAGTTTCAGCTTCACAAGGAGTAAATTCTAACACAGGAACATCATCTACTGGTTATAGTGTGTGGGTCCAAAATTCTATGACCCACGTATTTGAAAACAGTTCATCTACAGGAACTACTAGTGCAATCCTTTATGGTGCTGGTAATGAGTACGTAGATTTTCAGCTGGTTATAACGTCCAGTATTAATCTTATAAATGTTTATGCTAAAGCGTCTAATCTACTAAGCACAAACGGGAATGTAATAAATGCAAGTAATATTCAAATGTATCTTGAGAAATATATAAAAGTTACAAATGTATCTGTAAATGGTCCATACAGTTATCTAACTTCTCCACCCGAAACTTATTGGCCTGATCCATTACCTCAATTATATCCTTTTAATGTAACTCCAAATGTTAACGCTCCTATTTGGGTTGATATTTTTATACCTCAGTCTACCCCTCAAGGTGTTTATAATGGAATTATTACGGTAACAACATCGAACGCCGGATCAGAAAATATTTCGATATCTTTGACTGTCTTTGGATTTAGTATACCTTACGCAAATACCTACCCTGTAGTGGCAGGGATGGGTGTTACTATGAATTCTTTAAAGTACTGGGGGTTAAATACTTCTAGTCTATGGGATTATTATGAAGTTGCCAACGCTACATATTGGTTCCTGATTAACCATAGAATTGTACCTTATAACCCTCCATTTGGTATTTGGTATGCAGGTTGGCCTATTAAAAATGTGAGTGAATCCTACTTTTTTAATAATCCAAGAGTTACAAATTTTATTTTCCCGATTACCTATAATAAGACGATAGATGAAGAAAATTTGCAATATGTTATCTCTAATGGGTGGCTTTCAAAGGCATATACCTATACTAATGATGAGCCGGCACTATCAGATTACATTGGGTTATATTCATATAACGAAAATATTACAAGGGAAGCGTCATATGTACATTCATTAGACCCCGCATTGAATTTTATGCAAACCGGATATACTTTACCTACTACTGGACCTTTGTTTAATAATATCACTACTTTTGATTTTCATATAGAAAGATTTGCAAGTAATTCTTCTTGGGTTTCATACTATCAAAATCGTGGGAAAAGCGTATGGTGGTATAGTTGCATTACGCCACAATACCCATTGCCGGAGTTTGATTTAGATTCATATTTAGCTAGCGAAGTAGCTATAAGCTTGGCGCAATATTTATATGGAGTAAATGGTATGCTATACTTTTCGGTCGGCGCGGACTTTGAATGGGGACAAAATCCTTGGATAAATCCGTGGGAAGGTTTTAATTACGATCCTGCTAATCTAGATGGTACACTTATATATCCTGGCGGATCAGTTTACAACCCAGCTGGAAATCCTTATGCTCCTGTCGGTTCTATTAGGCTAGATAATTTAAGAGACGGAATTCAAGATTATGAGATGCTATACGTTCTTAATAGTTCTCTTTCAAATGTGGAAAATCAATATGGCTGGAAGAACATTAATAATAAGCAAATCATAGATAATTTAATAACTATAGCAGTCAAAAGTTTAACAAATTACTCTTTGAATTATTATAGTTACCAAACATTAATAAAAAATGTGGCTGAATATATCGAAGAATTAAATTCACCAGTACCACTTATAGTGTTATCTCAATATGGAAATTATAATACTACAATTTTTAACAATATACACAAAGAATGGATTGCGGGATATACCGTTCCAGGTGCTTATGTTACAATAAATGGAATACCTGTCGGAGCAAATTCTAATGGATATTTCAATGCATCGATTCCCCTGAATTCAGGACTTAATACCATTCTAGTTACTTCAAATTATAATGGTGAAATTACTACTAGAAATGTAGTATTAAACGTGGAAACACCAAAACCACAATTTATATTACCGCAGACATTTTCAATTACACCAACTAGTATTGGGTCAGAATTAAATATGTCTTTAAATCAATCTTTATTCGCTAATCATTTAATTTATGAGGGAAACGCTACTAATA
It contains:
- a CDS encoding DUF4091 domain-containing protein, giving the protein MNKKTIAAMVVIVVMIMSVLTLTNVAVSASQGVNSNTGTSSTGYSVWVQNSMTHVFENSSSTGTTSAILYGAGNEYVDFQLVITSSINLINVYAKASNLLSTNGNVINASNIQMYLEKYIKVTNVSVNGPYSYLTSPPETYWPDPLPQLYPFNVTPNVNAPIWVDIFIPQSTPQGVYNGIITVTTSNAGSENISISLTVFGFSIPYANTYPVVAGMGVTMNSLKYWGLNTSSLWDYYEVANATYWFLINHRIVPYNPPFGIWYAGWPIKNVSESYFFNNPRVTNFIFPITYNKTIDEENLQYVISNGWLSKAYTYTNDEPALSDYIGLYSYNENITREASYVHSLDPALNFMQTGYTLPTTGPLFNNITTFDFHIERFASNSSWVSYYQNRGKSVWWYSCITPQYPLPEFDLDSYLASEVAISLAQYLYGVNGMLYFSVGADFEWGQNPWINPWEGFNYDPANLDGTLIYPGGSVYNPAGNPYAPVGSIRLDNLRDGIQDYEMLYVLNSSLSNVENQYGWKNINNKQIIDNLITIAVKSLTNYSLNYYSYQTLIKNVAEYIEELNSPVPLIVLSQYGNYNTTIFNNIHKEWIAGYTVPGAYVTINGIPVGANSNGYFNASIPLNSGLNTILVTSNYNGEITTRNVVLNVETPKPQFILPQTFSITPTSIGSELNMSLNQSLFANHLIYEGNATNNNGSIPLAHISMYMTYNSSDVFLLVNYTSLSNKYVPSPYIYVYLAPYLSNPNYDRSFGILWPSNISGYGIITDKNGMDVWGYGWISHPLYSTQKTLDNKTIIAEFTIPYKSLNVTLPFIAVESEPPTPPYAIPEIGNYWGINVEGTGSLYPTYGDWFYEGGNSHRLDYVVFDPTEGMPSINASMSSSMSVLAGGSSSIVSLTVTSNGNPIPFANVTLSSSLGGTFSNIVYDGNGIYQALYEAPYLLTTESGTITAVIKANGYTSQTISTPVKVYPSPLYTGILTGTVNPSNATLIINGSVIPHINSTFNDILPVGSYVISAYAPGYQSYVSQIYIKANGSTNINITLVPLITQTVINNIMQIQNQLNTIETQITQSLSSNITQIKSQLYYIESEITYLNETYHINTTNLQTQIKNIENHLNNLQTTQTHQGNEVNINYLLGITALIAALLALILSITAYRRKPPKLTQGNNANDARKDK